TTCATAATCAGAATCCTCCAATTCTATTCCGGCTGTATCGTTTAGTATATCAGATAATTTTTGAATGATATTACTTTTTCTCATAGGTTTGGTATCGTTACTTCTTAAATTGGCATCGTTGTTTTGACCATTTGCTATATTTATATTTTCTTCACTTAATGCAGTAATTGGTGAAACAGCCAAATCAGATACGGGTGGATCAATCCAACAGGGTTTGCGATCAAAAGCATAAGAAGGAAGGGTTAAGCTGATTCTTGATTGTTCATTATAGAATTCTGACCAATCTGGAGTAATGCCGTTTAGCCACAGTTGTCCAAGGGACCCTAGTAATGATGGATATGCTCCCTCCTCCTTCTTTGGCTTTGGCAAGCTAGCTAAAGCCGTTAATGACCTACCTTCTTTTTTCTGCTTTGATAAGGTCACCAGGGTTTGCCCAGGACCTACTTCCAGTAGAATCGGATTATCCAATTCAAGAATGGTGTCCATAGCATCCGCGAAACGAACAGTATCACGTAAATGATTTGTCCAATATTCAGAACTAATTGCCTCAGAATCTTTTAGCCATTTTCCGGTAACTGTAGAAACGATTGGTATTCGAGGAACTTTCAAGGAAACATCTTCTACTTTGCTTTTAAATTCTTCCAGGATAGGATCCATCATAGTCGAGTGGAAGGCATGACTAGTGGCCAGATGCTGATGTGATATATTTTTATTTTTCAGAATTTTTGAGAATCTTTCTATTTCATCTATTGGGCCTGATACTACACACAGTCTATCTGAATTCAATGCAGCAATAGATATACCTTTTGGAAGTATTTCATATACCTTGTCCTTTTCCAGCCGTAATGATAACATACTTCCCTTTGGTAATTCACTTACCAACTTTCCTCGTATTGCGACTATTTTTAGAGCATCTTTTAGACTGAATATGCCTGCTAAATGCGCCGCAACGAATTCTCCAATGCTATGACCACATAATAATGTTGGTTTTATTCCCCAGCTTAACCATAGCTGGGAAAGCGCATATTCGGTTACAAAAATGGCAGGTTGGGTGTATCTGGTATCTTTAAGCTTTTCTTCAGCTTTTAAAAGTTCAGCATTTGGGAATAGTATTTCTCTTATATCTTCTTTTAGGTACTCCTTAAGTATTTCAGAACATGAGTCCACAGCCTGTTGATAGACTTTTTCATGTTCGTAGAGTGATCTTCCCATGTGTATATACTGCGCCCCTTGTCCCGGGTACAGAAACGCAAGTTCATCAGGAGTAATTTTAAGTGTATTACTTTTTATATTTTCAATCTCGTTGTTTATCAATATGCTAGTTGCATCAGAAGTATTATTGACTATTGCAAATCGTCTATGAGAAAACTCTTCCCGGGTTTTCTGCAAACTATAGCATACATCGGCCATGTTCACTGTCGGGTTATTAGCCAAAAATTGAGCTAGAGATTTATTATAGCCGTCCAAACTAGTTTGGGACTTGGCGGACCAAGTTAAAAGCTGCATTGGTCTGCCAGAATCTGAAGATTTCAAATTCATTTGGTACTCTTCTAAGACTACATGAACATTCGTTCCTCCAACACCAAAAGAACTTACGCCAGCCCTTCGAGCTCCGTTAAAACTCCATTCGTTTAATTGATCATTAACATAAAATGGACTTCCTTTAAATTCGATAACTGGATTGGGTATTTCAAAGCCCAACGAAGGAGGAATTTGTTTGTGCTTTAGAGCTAATAATGTCTTTATCAATCCTGCAACTCCGGCGGCCGCTGTTAAATGCCCCATATTACTTTTTATAGAGCCTATTGCACAGAATTCACTCTTTAGTTGTTCACCGAAGGCCATACGAAGGCCTTCAAATTCGATTGGATCGCCCAAGGGAGTAGCGGTGCCATGAACTTCAATATAACTTATTGATGAAGGGGATATGTTTGCATCCAAGATAGCTCTCCTAATGACATCTGCTTGTCCTTCAGCAGAAGGAGCAGTAAAACTTCCTTTATTTCCGCCGTCATTATTAACCCCCACCCCTTTAATTACTCCATAGATAGTATCTCCGTCTTTTTCAGCCGATTCGAGACTTTTAAGAACAACAACACCTGCACCATCGCTAAAAACTGTACCCTTGGCTTGTGCATCGAATGGCCTGCAATGTCCATCAGGACTTAACATAGACCCTTCTTGATAAAGGTGTCCACTATTTATTGGTGAGGTAAGACTTGCACCACCCGCTAGAGCGATTTCACACTGTCCATTTCTAATTGCTTGAACCGCCTCTGCAATAGCAAGAAGCGAGGTGGAGCAGGCTGATTGTACGCTTACTGCGGGACCTTTTAGATTTAGATGATATGCAGTCCTAGAGGAAATATAATCCTTTTCGTTAACTGTATCAGTTTGCAGAACACCGACCTGTTTTAATAATTCTTTATTAGGTAGAACATTCTTTTTGTAATATGTATTTGTACCAGTACCTGCGTAAACTCCTATACTTCCATTAAAGTGGCTTGGAAGATAACCTGACTGTTCAAGAGCTTCCCACGCAATTTCAAGAAACATACGTTGCTGTGGATCCATTGCTTCCGCTAATTTTGGGTTGATTCCAAAAAATTTAGCATCAAAATATTTAGCAGATGGCACAATACCTCTTGCTCCCACGTAAAGAGGATCATTGCGCAATAGTTCAGGTAGATTCTTATCGAGCTCTTCAGGGGCAAAAAAAGTTGTTGTTTCTTTACCTTCTCTAAGAATTTCCCATAATTCATGGATAGTATTGGCACCTGGAAATCTCCCGGACATGCCTATTACCGCAATATCTTTGGAAATTTCGATTTTATCTTTCTCTGAATAACTGTAGTCAGAAATTGAAGTTTTGTTACTCTCAACATATTTGGATAATGATTCTACGGTTGGAAATTGATATATTTTAGTTACAGGAATATTGCAGTTCAGTTTTTTCTTTAATAATCCAGCCACTTTTTGAGTGAGTATTGAAGTTCCACCCATTTCAAAGAAATTATCCTCAATGCTTATTATGGGGATTTGCAGTTGTTCGCGCCATATCCCTGCTATATTTTTTTCAAGCCTGGTGCGAGGTTTTTTTACCGGTGGTGCTGAAGCTGGTCTTTGATAAACAGGATTCGGTAAATTCTTCTTGTCGATTTTCCCATTTTTAGTTACCGGAAATTTCTCTACCCAAATAAAAATTGAAGGAATCATGTAATCAGGAAGAATTTCTTCAAGCTGTTTACGAACAAAGGTGGTATCCTGTTTGTTATCGGAAGATTGTAAGTAGGCTAATATTCTAGATTTGCCTCCTAACCTTTCATCTAAAATAACTACACATTTTTTAATGTTCGGAAGTTTTGTTAGTACTTCTTGAATTTCACCAAGTTCAATACGATGCCCTCTTAGTTTTATCTGCTCATCCTTCCGTCCTAGACATTGCACTTCTCCATTTGGTAAGATTTTACCAATATCGCCACTTAGATACATTTTACCATTACCACGAAAATGATCATTAATAAAGCGCTCATCATTTAATTCCGGTCGATTCAAGTAACCCAATGAAACGCCATCACCACCTATAACAATTTCTCCTTCTTCACCTTGCTTTACAGGATTACCTTCTTTGTCTAAAATATATGCATATGAATTAGCGACTGGTTTTCCTATAGCAATAGGATCGTCATCTTCTGAAATTCTAGTTAGGAAGGCACAAACAGTTGTTTCTGTTGGACCATATATATTCCACAATTCAGTGCATAAAGTAAGGAGTTTTCTTGCCAAGTTCAAGGGTACGGCTTCTCCTCCTATTAAAGCTTTGAGTTTTAAAGGTTTTTCCCAACCAGAATCTAATAGTATTTGCCATATACTTGGCGTTCCCCACATCATGGTTATGTTGTCTTCCAGGGCTTTCTCTAATAGTTTTTGACCATCTAGTCTTGTATCTTCATCTACAAGAACTACGGTAGCCCCATGTAGTAACGGTAAGTATATTTCCATTACCATAGCGTCAAATGAGATGGAAGTAACTGCAAAT
This DNA window, taken from Muriicola soli, encodes the following:
- a CDS encoding polyketide synthase — encoded protein: MNPNYTIKGPILKYPNSTLHKLLEYQANENPDAIALEFGEQRISYKRLQESINQSAQYLYNRGLRPGQIVALSLERSPELIISIFAILQCGAGYVPIDVTYPLKRKEIMIDDSDASFIITESLNNSVIKSEKNIFIEELRNDREDLTSKSLDLEIDSNSVAYIIYTSGSTGKPKGVQVSHLNAINLVYSMGDEPGISRNDKIFAVTSISFDAMVMEIYLPLLHGATVVLVDEDTRLDGQKLLEKALEDNITMMWGTPSIWQILLDSGWEKPLKLKALIGGEAVPLNLARKLLTLCTELWNIYGPTETTVCAFLTRISEDDDPIAIGKPVANSYAYILDKEGNPVKQGEEGEIVIGGDGVSLGYLNRPELNDERFINDHFRGNGKMYLSGDIGKILPNGEVQCLGRKDEQIKLRGHRIELGEIQEVLTKLPNIKKCVVILDERLGGKSRILAYLQSSDNKQDTTFVRKQLEEILPDYMIPSIFIWVEKFPVTKNGKIDKKNLPNPVYQRPASAPPVKKPRTRLEKNIAGIWREQLQIPIISIEDNFFEMGGTSILTQKVAGLLKKKLNCNIPVTKIYQFPTVESLSKYVESNKTSISDYSYSEKDKIEISKDIAVIGMSGRFPGANTIHELWEILREGKETTTFFAPEELDKNLPELLRNDPLYVGARGIVPSAKYFDAKFFGINPKLAEAMDPQQRMFLEIAWEALEQSGYLPSHFNGSIGVYAGTGTNTYYKKNVLPNKELLKQVGVLQTDTVNEKDYISSRTAYHLNLKGPAVSVQSACSTSLLAIAEAVQAIRNGQCEIALAGGASLTSPINSGHLYQEGSMLSPDGHCRPFDAQAKGTVFSDGAGVVVLKSLESAEKDGDTIYGVIKGVGVNNDGGNKGSFTAPSAEGQADVIRRAILDANISPSSISYIEVHGTATPLGDPIEFEGLRMAFGEQLKSEFCAIGSIKSNMGHLTAAAGVAGLIKTLLALKHKQIPPSLGFEIPNPVIEFKGSPFYVNDQLNEWSFNGARRAGVSSFGVGGTNVHVVLEEYQMNLKSSDSGRPMQLLTWSAKSQTSLDGYNKSLAQFLANNPTVNMADVCYSLQKTREEFSHRRFAIVNNTSDATSILINNEIENIKSNTLKITPDELAFLYPGQGAQYIHMGRSLYEHEKVYQQAVDSCSEILKEYLKEDIREILFPNAELLKAEEKLKDTRYTQPAIFVTEYALSQLWLSWGIKPTLLCGHSIGEFVAAHLAGIFSLKDALKIVAIRGKLVSELPKGSMLSLRLEKDKVYEILPKGISIAALNSDRLCVVSGPIDEIERFSKILKNKNISHQHLATSHAFHSTMMDPILEEFKSKVEDVSLKVPRIPIVSTVTGKWLKDSEAISSEYWTNHLRDTVRFADAMDTILELDNPILLEVGPGQTLVTLSKQKKEGRSLTALASLPKPKKEEGAYPSLLGSLGQLWLNGITPDWSEFYNEQSRISLTLPSYAFDRKPCWIDPPVSDLAVSPITALSEENINIANGQNNDANLRSNDTKPMRKSNIIQKLSDILNDTAGIELEDSDYEFNFLELGLDSLILTQLATTCKNEFQIPITFRQLNDELNTPDLLAEYLDKNLPVELFKPVGKPDSPEVKSTPTVSSPPLQNYSANINQDSALGLIAQQIELLGKQIALLQGNGTNSQMATPPKMGALPLATNVNNETLSEAEKKEHSKPFGAAPKIEKVKTGLSQLQENFLADLIDRYNRKTSGSKTYSQKHRARMADPRVVSGFKPLTKELVYPIVVEKSAGNRLWDLDGNEYIDTLNGFGSCFFGHQPDFIKKAIQDQVEKGYEVGPQHPLAGEVCELLCEMTGHDRAALCNTGSEAVLGSMRIARTVTGRSLIVAFKGSYHGINDEAIVRGSRKLKTFPAAAGILPGAVQNVLILDYGTEESLAIIRGRAHELAAVLVEPVQSRRPEFVPIDFLKQVRDITKDSGTVLIFDEVITGFRTHPGGAQALFDIRADLATYGKVIGGGLSIGAILGNKIYMDALDGGFWQYGDDSYPEVGVTYFAGTFVRHPLALAACKASLTYLKDKGPELQKKLSDMTEYLANELNVWFKKKNLPIVITHYSSLWRIKFLEEIPYSELLFVLLREKGFHIWDGFPCFITEAYTKEDVKKVIAAVISSLEELIAVEIFPYTLEVNSKSSVINNGDLNTPPVPNARLGFDELGNPAWFVVGENDEYVKIEL